The genomic interval GCCCTTCTCTACTGTTAAGCAGGAATGTTATTTTGCTGAGACCATCAGAACAGGAATCAAACATGAAGATGATGTAtacataaatttatttatttattcaaaacggTTTATTACAACAAGGGTGTAATAATAGCGGCTGGAAAGCCGAATTGCATAACCCTTTCCATACATTTACCTAAAAATACATTCAATACAAATAAAACTGCTCAATTTACACAAATTCTACATCATAAGAAACATTAAAACACAGGAAGGATGTTTATTATGTTGGGGACGTATGTTTAAATTATGACATACATCCCCATAaaccaaaattgaaaatacatgcggccaaagtaaaaacaataaaataatgcaaaaagaCCCTAGCTCTCAGAATGAATCTGTTACTGTGTTtactgatttattttctttcatgattgGCTTCTAATTTATAACATATACTGTTATCTTAATTTCCAAATTCAGATACATCTGCTCCATGTATAATGCCATTATGAGAGCTTTGatgtaaattatgatttttttaggggggtgggATGGGGAATGGGCTGTTGAAAAGATCATATGTTCATTATTCAGAATTTGTTGTTTAGTGTAGGTGTAAGGCAATTCTTTCTTGAATCTAATTgaatggtattttttttacatcttcaTTAACAACAGAAATATACACAGCACAACTAACAACACtccgtgaaaaaaaaataccatgaaCCTTACACAATAAATCAAACTGAGACCACATATTAAATGTTCATCACATGAACAACATTGGAAATACACAGTTCTGCTAGACTATGACAAACAGGAAATAAGATGATGACATTTCTTCTGTTTTGTTGTCTGTGCATAAGAACAGTTTCATAGATAGATGGCAAATAATAAATGCTgtgctttttattattatcaggggCTGAAAATCACGATGACGAAGCATCCTGATGCATTCCGTTTGGAAAGTCCACTAAAGGAAGTCAATGAATCAGTTCAAGAACCAACTGTGTTATATGATGGTGAGTGGAATAATCATTGTAGATGATGGCTTCTTGTTTAAGTTCATAATTTGTATTGAAGTCTAGAATCTTATAGTCCAAGGTGCCAATAcatagatttttaaaatgagatataatttgtaattgattggCAATAACCCTTTCGTCGtctgtccacaatttcaaaatgcattttcttcgtcatttcaagtccaatttcaattctgtttgctttatatgatagcactaggtgggggattcaaaacttctacaacgaattttaatttatacacattttttaaaattcacaaaaatgcTTCTCCTTTATTTGTTGaacgattttgattttttgcttccttctggtagagcttcatgaggttcaccaaacttttacacagaattgtgaattttttttgtagaaaattatttatgctaatttatgcaaaatttattcataaatcacagaatatgcctctttaattgttgaccgattttgatttttttttcttccatctggtagagctgcatgaggttcaccaaacttgtacacataattttgaaattttgtttgaaaattatttatgcaaatttatgtaaaatttattcataatcacaaaaaatgtttcttctgtaatttgttgatcaattttgatttttttttcatccatctggtagagctacatgagggtcaccaaacttccacacagaattttgacattttgactagaaaattatttatgctaatttttgcaaaatttattcataaatcacaaaaaattatttttctccttcatttgtttattcaatttcaattttgtttgctttatatgatagctctaggtggggatacaaaatttctacacagaattttgaaacccattaaatatgctaatttatgcgcatttttaaaaattcacacaaaattattctccttctttatttgttgaccgatttgatttttttgctttcatctggaagagcttcatgaggttcacaaaacttctacacagaattgtgaaattttgaccagaaaattatgctaatttatacgaaatttattcataaatcacaaaaaatgcttctctgtaatttcttcatcaatttcaattctgtttcctcaatttataTCACCAATTTAATTTACTACAGTGTttactgggctgaaattaaatattgtgtTAGATTTCGTTGCAAGATGCTGGATGAGCtgcacatcattgatgtgctatttttattttatttttttatttactcatACCCCAGCAGTATAAAGAAGAATTACTCTTTCAGGTAATTTGATTATCTAATTATAACTTTTTTgagaaccaaattttcattttggatATTTACTATTTCCAAGCAACTTATTGTTGGCtttggggtggctggtcacatgtTTTGTAATTAAAGGGAAAGAAGGGGGAGGTAAGGTAAAGgggaaatatgaatatatgatgTATGAGCTCTCTTtgtatttttcaatataaacatatttgttttattgatcaGGTCCTGTGAAAGACCTCTGTCCTCTTGCTCCTAACAATGTCAACACAATGGCTGCTGCATGTATGATGGCACATAACCTTGGTTTTGAGAAGGTCCAAGGATGTATCACTTCAGATCCCAAGTAAGATATGACTGCTAGAGGAGATGGTTGAAACCATGGTTCCTGAATGCATCAAAATGGTCATATTCGCATAACTGAGGGGACCATATTTTCACCAAGCCTCTAACAGCtgtatatttggtttatatctGTCAGCAATATTAACTACAACAGATAGGAAATACATTTGAATGAATAACGATAAGGAATCCCAGGCTTTGAGCAAgatgaaaatgtcataaattatCAACAAATTTGATAAAAGTTATTGGTCACCTCATGCACATGCACTTTCATGAACAACAAGCTCTATGTCATGTGTATGATTGTATTCCCAATCCACCTTTCACAGCTCATCAGGTACTATTCTGGGCTTGCTGAATGAAATTATGTCATGGTTAGGTCTCAAATCCATGGCCCTCTGTTTCacagtccggagactaatctgCTGGACCACAATGCTCAGTAATCATTTGGACTTATCTCACAAAAACTTTTTAAATGGCAATCTATGATTTAATTGAAGATTGAAAAATTTGTCATAGATTTATAGCATTCATATCATAAACATGCAACATGAATTAGGATCGATTTACctttgaaaatgtattataGTCATTTAAAGTATTTGTTAGACTATTGTTTCTGCTTAATTTCCAGTGCCCGTGACTATCATCTGATTCAGATTGATGTTATTGGACCTGGGGATGTGAGTGCTGGGAAAGCCTTCACAGTCTCTACGACAAGAAAAAGCCCAGCAACATACAAGGCCGTCACCAGTAATGCGACTTATGTTTCTTTCTTCAGTAGTGTATTAAGTGAGTATTTTCATCTAATGCTTGATATATACAAAAGTAATTTTCAACAAAGGAAGcataaaattaaattttgacatttataaATTTGATGCTTGGTGGCCATTACTTAGTGTTTATGACTGGTACTCTTCAAATATATAGGACCGAATCCACAAAGGTTGTTTTTAAAACCATctgttgaacccatggtttatgcagatttcctgtataaattatgcttatttaccaCATATAGTAAAATGTCccatgctgatgcacgctttagtcacagtgtgccaaattgacgcctgttgccatggttacactTTTTATTtacgagtccactgttttgaattaatgagtccactcgtGAATGAAATAGTGTACTTAACCATgacaacaggcgtcaatttggcgcactgtgacaaaagcacgcATCAGCCTtggaaattttttgatatacgtggtaaataagcgtaatttatacaggaaatctgaaggtgacatcattattttgatagaaCAATAGGGGCATTATAGAGTTACACAGAACTGGGGAGCATTTCGTCAACCTTTTGTCTGATAAGTTGTTTGATCCGACATCTTTTCTTaagtttgattggctgagaagcactttTTCTATGGATAAaaaaatgtctgacaagtccaTTGATGAAAATGCTCCCCATATTTCTTGTTTGATACTCTTCTTCCATCTTCCTTCCcatttctcctttcttttttttaactactTGATAAATCAAGGAGggagggatggggggggggggaagtttGTGATTACAGAGCTCATGGCTTCCTGATGCTGTATAGGCCAGAGTTATTGTAGTTTGCTAGGTAAGCTggcattaagaaaaaaagtgcAAAGAAACTGGCTGGCAAATTGAATCATGGAAAGTTGGTAGTAAAACTGCGAAAACAATACATGCACATCTCAAAATCCTTTCGGTTTCCCATATCAGGCCCCCAAAACAATGTTCAAGGAGTGGTGGCTAAATAAGCAAAGATAATTCTAGAGTAATGCATGTTTTCATATGTAGCACAGAGTGGAGATGAATTATTTCACTGTGGTCCTGCATAGAGTGAGTGGGTCAGATATACATGGAATTGCTCTGGCCTGACCTTATTTGCATGAGAGCTTTGCTTATTTCCACATTGATCAATCTCAATTGCTTATCCCATTTTTTCTcaatctcctttttttctttagggGCAAGAGGACAAGGGGCTGGTGTTCATCTCTGTTAAGGTGTGATTTCTTTCAGCATTTCAATCCTGCCTACCAACCAACATTCCAATCTTCTGTGGGAATGACAATCTTTGACTGCACATTGAACGATGTGACAATAAATGACTTTACCCAACTTGTTTGTTACATCGCCAGTGAATGATATCTCACACCATCATATGATATGTCACCCCTTGAGACTTTAATGTGGAAATGGAAAGGCAAGTAATTTATTGCTAGCCCCACTTTAATACTGCAGTACCCTTCTAAGTAAAATGTTTATGGGGCCAATATTTGGCTAATCAGTTCTTTGGTCTAGTCACAGTGTGTTGCATGAAATCCCTTTTTTAGAATATCGTTTAAAATCTTGTCTTGTATCTTTGCACCGGAGATGGTGGTTTTGGATTATGCCTTCATTAATCATGTATGAATAGGCGTAAACAAAATCTTGCTATGGATACTTcctgaaaagaaaagggaagtaGTAAATATTTCCCTCTTAAATTCTTGATCAGATGTGTCCAGAAATCCCCTTCAATTTAGATGAAGAcccaaattaaattttcagtgaagCAAAATGACCGCAAATCTGCGATTATAACAACATTTTTAACTGTAGCCTGCCAAGTTTCTTTTTAGCCCTTCCTCTAGTCCCGCCATAATGTAGGTCATGTCTTTAGATCATAGACGGATTACACCGACCATTACTCAAAGTGTCCTAAAATAGAGGTTTCAGTACAAATGAGCAGTGTTTTGTCATGCAATGAGTAAGATTAGATGTGTCACATTTGAGGATGTGAATTGATTATGTATGCagaatggggaaaaataaattttcattgttggtATGAATATGTGCAGAAACCTCTTCATGTTAATCTAAGAATACTGGAGTGTAGCATAGATTTAATCTTCAATGTTATGCACCATAAGTGTATTTTATATTATGAGCTGCAGAAGTCTATTATTTGAAATCAGTATTATCACATATGATGGAGAATGTTGTCTTATTTTTGTAACTGTTGtaaataatagtaaaaaaaaaaaaaaatgtacattgcCAATAGTATAGTTCTGTGTGTATCatgattcttttttaaattcgaGAATTCCTTTCTCAGCAAATTGATACAAATTGTTTTACAACACACATGTATCCAGAATTTCAATGGACCTACAGCTCGGTAAGTTATTCAATGATTCAAGCcatttacattatatacattcACAACCTTGCATCttttcattagaaaaaaaatattcacatttcatttctttaattcttcaattctttattttctcaaatCTCTACCAACATATTTTCTGTTAGACATT from Lytechinus pictus isolate F3 Inbred chromosome 2, Lp3.0, whole genome shotgun sequence carries:
- the LOC129255016 gene encoding aspartate dehydrogenase domain-containing protein-like isoform X1, with the translated sequence MASRRRIGIVGFGKIGKYLFDNIKDRDDFEIVFVWNRSISAMDGIVPPSLVLEDLSKFATRNADLIIEVAHPCISEKYGADFVASADYFVGSPTALADLHVEKKLRNGAIKNGLYIPSGALWGGHDIQKMADRGTLQGLKITMTKHPDAFRLESPLKEVNESVQEPTVLYDGPVKDLCPLAPNNVNTMAAACMMAHNLGFEKVQGCITSDPNARDYHLIQIDVIGPGDVSAGKAFTVSTTRKSPATYKAVTSNATYVSFFSSVLRARGQGAGVHLC
- the LOC129255016 gene encoding aspartate dehydrogenase domain-containing protein-like isoform X2, which produces MIPIYPHVWAIVSFRFREKNPKNRNADLIIEVAHPCISEKYGADFVASADYFVGSPTALADLHVEKKLRNGAIKNGLYIPSGALWGGHDIQKMADRGTLQGLKITMTKHPDAFRLESPLKEVNESVQEPTVLYDGPVKDLCPLAPNNVNTMAAACMMAHNLGFEKVQGCITSDPNARDYHLIQIDVIGPGDVSAGKAFTVSTTRKSPATYKAVTSNATYVSFFSSVLRARGQGAGVHLC